In Erigeron canadensis isolate Cc75 chromosome 1, C_canadensis_v1, whole genome shotgun sequence, a single window of DNA contains:
- the LOC122597942 gene encoding histone H3.2 yields MARTKQTARKSTGGKAPRKQLATKAARKSAPATGGVKKPHRFRPGTVALREIRKYQKSTELLIRKLPFQRLVREIAQDFKTDLRFQSSAVAALQEASEAYLVGLFEDTNLCAIHAKRVTIMPKDMQLARRIRGERA; encoded by the coding sequence ATGGCAAGAACAAAGCAAACAGCCAGAAAATCAACCGGAGGAAAGGCTCCCAGAAAGCAATTGGCAACAAAAGCCGCTCGAAAATCAGCTCCGGCAACCGGCGGAGTGAAGAAGCCACACAGATTCAGGCCAGGAACTGTGGCGTTGCGAGAAATCAGGAAGTATCAAAAGAGCACTGAGCTTTTGATCAGGAAGCTGCCGTTTCAGAGACTCGTGAGGGAAATCGCTCAGGATTTTAAGACGGATTTGAGGTTTCAGAGCAGCGCGGTGGCGGCGTTACAAGAAGCGTCGGAGGCGTATTTGGTTGGGTTGTTTGAGGATACGAATCTTTGTGCGATTCATGCTAAACGAGTGACGATTATGCCCAAAGATATGCAGTTAGCTAGGAGGATTAGAGGTGAAAGGgcttaa
- the LOC122597962 gene encoding histone H4: MSGRGKGGKGLGKGGAKRHRKVLRDNIQGITKPAIRRLARRGGVKRISGLIYEETRGVLKIFLENVIRDAVTYTEHARRKTVTAMDVVYALKRQGRTLYGFGG; encoded by the coding sequence ATGTCAGGGCGAGGAAAGGGAGGAAAAGGGTTGGGAAAGGGAGGAGCGAAACGACATCGTAAGGTGCTTCGAGATAACATCCAGGGCATCACCAAACCGGCCATCAGGAGGCTCGCAAGGAGAGGGGGAGTGAAGAGAATCAGCGGGCTGATTTACGAGGAGACCCGCGGAGTGTTGAAGATCTTTTTGGAGAATGTGATTCGTGATGCCGTTACTTACACGGAACACGCTCGCAGGAAGACTGTCACCGCCATGGATGTCGTTTACGCTTTGAAGAGGCAGGGCAGGACTTTGTACGGTTTCGGAGGTTAA